In Rhopalosiphum padi isolate XX-2018 chromosome 3, ASM2088224v1, whole genome shotgun sequence, the genomic stretch tttataatacacagcTCGTAATTAAAAGCAccaaaacctttttttttactttttttaaaaaataattctaacttttttaatacttaatatttttttttttaaaaacctatgAGGTTCCCTCCTAAATATTGTTCTCTATACctacatttcataatattaactttcaaatattactCTAAAATCTTTAGATGCCGTTTTGTTTGTTTTCCGTTTAATAAGTTTTTACCGCGGAAAATGGCCagtgtagcgtcctcttaaaaataaaagaaaatggatttgtttgaagaatattataaattcaaaaaaaaagtatattaattgtcaaaatattattattaaatttataatttataataattaaatgccagttatttaaaataaaataaaattattcctgttttatattgtaattttcgcTCGTTTTTCGTTGTCGaccaatataatttttgtatttttggaataaatttttaaatttttacaaaacactatttaatttaatgtagatAGTAGATCTTAGTTtgaatttcatttattaattatgagttatgacacaCAACCAGACACTTATTGCTAGAGAAATATGATTAAAACTTTTGTTAAATAATGAATGAAAATGTTGGTTGTTCTTATTTTTGATTCCAATGCGTTAGCTGCCCAAACACTTGGTAGAAATAAACAATCTTCCGAGATTAGTAGGTATCGGTTGAATAGTCACAAGCATTTGTTAATCTGTCATTTACTGGACAGTCATATAGTAGATCTTTAACAAAgcaatttattactttaactggatttaaaaatatcaaactaaatgtattatactgtatCAGTTAACCAATTTCTGAAGATTCGTCTGTATATAGAAAGAAGTTAGATCGACatcaaattattgttgtattcagCCAGACATTGTCAGCATTGTCTACAGATTTATGAATTACTAATTCAAAATCAATAGTAATCTTTTATCGCGAGAACGGAAAATCAAGTGATTTACACTTTTCAACCATTTTAGTAAACATAAAATCATAAGTCTTGATCGATATCTCTAtgaacaaacaatatattaacggaataaaatatccatttttaaatccaaccaaagttaatatttgattaaaaaatcttgataaatatttaaacctaAGTACCATCTACCTAGATATATATTTTCGGTATAAGCCGTAGAATTAgaaaaatcgtatataatatgtacatacctAGTAGGTACattagtacttatataataaataaattaaaataataatatatttttttttacagctaACAGTACTGAAAACCCTAAaccaaatactttaatatactagcaacaaattattttaatactgtgaaatttaataaaaaaatcatttttttttttaattaatgaataaaatagatTGTTTTGTTTTGCTTTTGATAAGGCGCTAAGTGTAAGATATTGAAattgtaactaaaataataagctAAGATATAGTATgggtattatatttcattatctgCGTTTGTATGTAgactttttcaattttaaaacgaaataatatcagcatttttaaattgtacatataatgcaattttgtactaataaaagtattttacgtACTCATTACttgcaaaacaatttaaatattgtaaaaaagttaattaccTACACATTTACACACAAACAATATTCTTAACAGTTAACAAGTGTCATAGTAAGTCAAtcgaatttaaaacatattgcagtcgtaaagaaaataaatagtgtACGAGTGTACCGATTACCGAACTGGCAATTGCTGAGTACTGACGACAAACATAATAGGTAAGAAAATTTAgagaataaaatacatattattatactatcaatATCCACAAGACcacaaatatataggtagtacctacatcataatatattaatattaatacattaaatctGTGTTTATGACATCTCCTAAATCACATGATCTTGTCATGTTCTTAACGCATTTTGTCAGTTTGTCACACCAagtcacaaatatatttattaaataataataattaattattaaatctgtgCATTTTTACGAGATATGACAAATTGTAAAGTCAGAGAAAAGTGGAAAACATTGTAATATCATAGAATATTCAATGATAAAACCaatgatacatataaataacGAACGAAACATATAATACCTCCACCGTGGAGGCTCCATgcacaacaaaaattaattaaaataaaaataaaatttaatttaataatgaaacaaacataatatgggttataaaaattgtaataactaattactaatatcTTTTAGTATTTCATTAAGTATACGATACCTTAAATCAGAAaacatgaattttatattattaattaatttatattttttgttttgctgTTTATTCAGAtttgttgtaaaaatgtttctgttTTATGAACAATCTGGAAAATGTCCATGATTCCATtatttaaacatgtattttagACCAAAATAAtgtggaaataaataataatacgtcattttaataactgaagtATAAAGCCGCTTTacggaaaataatatattataatactatattttaaacttatgttTTATGAGGCATAGgccctattaaaataatatatctgtcTCTTTTCTACGCATAAGTCCCATTTTGTAGGATATGGCATAATCATTATGACCAAAATTggaaatatcaaatatcccTCTGTAGAACAAAACAGTCTATCCTCGTGCTCAGTCGCTCACGCTCTATAATCTATACATGTTTGTCACTGCCCACTGGTCGCGCcattgttatcataatatatcatcgTAGTCATTGTACCTATAGGCTATCATCATCTGCACGTTTTGtttgatttcatattttcattaccATTCctgacaaaatatattgaaagtataatatatacataatatatattgtcataatacCCGCACGTCAGCTCTTTTCTCTCGAATCTCTTCCCAGTTCCCGGCGTTGCTGTTCAGTTTTTAAAGTTCAACCTACGTGTCCAAAAGTTCTACCGCCGAGCGGAATTGTAAAAGGCCAGTCAAGTCGACACAACAAGAGATACGAACAATACGTATGTCAATCCAAAATCTCAACGTATTTGGTAAGTACCTACAAATTGGGGTTGCGCGTGTGGTCGTAATCATGAACACTTTCCTTAGTGGATTACGAGTGAAGCGCTGTGAACTATGAGCACGTTCGATTCCTAgcaatgtatgtttttttgtgtattttcatttttcacagGAAATGCACGTCACGTGCACCGACACTATTATTGCTTGCAAGGCTTGCGAGCGTGTTTATGATTATGGGCGTCACCTCACTTTTGAGTACATGGCGGTACGCCCGCTGGCATGTTATTATGGCTAAACTCAACGGTATTGCGTTTACTGTGTTTTCTTTCATAGTCGTCAAAATGAACATGAGTGAATCTGATTGTTAACGACCAATCATAATCTTTCGCAGCCACACCGTTGTTTGCATGAATATTTTTGGTCATTTGTTTTATGTTGCGTCCTCGTTGTGGGTCATGGGTATTGGACGTTGattgatgttatttattttttgtcacgTCCGTCTGGTTCTATTTGATGGCCTCTTATTAAACTCCGTCAACACGTCTTCTATTATGAATCGTATATGTGGATATTGGTATGATATCTGtgatataatcattaaacatcTTCTGAGCAAAACTTAACCATTAAAGCTTTTAGATTTAATTGTGTGCACTTGATCCTGCCCATAAGAAGATGctatacccacatgtgttgtacAAACGCATGTTttacaaacgtacaacataataaatatgccTTCAGCAGAACCAATTTTGTgtcgttaattttaatataagagcACTTATTAAACATAAAGGCTAGAACATTATCTGTTATCACTCGTctgttttatacaatattttaatctctAAGCAAGTTAtaagcattattatattttagtattatacatactcATTATTCGcttaaaactcaaaatattgtaaaaaactaacaagcaataaaagataattttcttaccttttttttaattatcaaatgaTAGTAAGTCAATttgctctaatattaaagttaaaaacactGAATCTGTTCTACTGAAAACAAGTTtactatattgtacatttgtaagaTGAAGAAACATGCGGGTGTAGCATCCTCTTAATAATACCATAATGTACTAAACTTTGATCTCAATCATAATTAACTGAAGCTATGTAAAGTTTCCcatgtcatattttaatataattttctaattattgaGGATTAGCACTTAAATGTACAACTAAATTTACTTACTATTGGGTTGAGTATATTTTTCTgttcatatttaatttgttatcaatttatatatttttgaaaatttaactatagatattcaaaattaatgatCAGAtatcatttatagttttttttttttttgtattaatctgGGATAACTTTTCCAAAGTTTATTAGTTCATACTTACGTTATAATGTGATTTAGTCAATTACACTCATCCCGtttggattatttttatactaattagttaatagttttatttaaaaataacttattgtttatattttatatttaagaccCGTTTGCTGATGCAAACAAGGGTGCAGACGATGATGTTCAAGATGGGCTTGTTCACATAAGAATTCAACAGCGTAATGGCCGTAAAACATTGACAACGGTTCAAGGTCTATCATCAGAATATGACTTGAAGAAGATTGTACGCGCTTGCAAAATGGTAATaacaactaatataaaatatttattgtatttaaacttaCTATCtaaattcatttaatattttattaattgttccaaaagaaatgtttacaatacctaaaaatgtaataaaaatagttatttatttatgtaaattaaaaataacttattgcatttaataattttgctcTTTGTTTAGTAtacaaagttattaattttctttaaactttataataattaaccttaatataaaatttatttataatcataaattacatGTTAAAAGCATACAGGTATTATAGTTactcttttaataaattacttatactgtaaaaattaatttaaataatttaaatattttaggagTTTGCGTGCAATGGTACAGTAGTTGATCATCCTGAATACGGTGAAGTGTTACAGTTACAAGGTGACCAGCGAGAAAATATTTGTCAATGGTTGACTAAATGTGGTCTGGCCAAATCTGATCAACTAAAGGTCCATGGTTTCTAATACTTTGTATAATTACTTTACTCAGtcaaacaaattacaataattaaaaaattaaaaacatgcgttaataaatttaatgtttgattCTACTGATTTttcgaattatttattttattataaaaattaatgttattttattggtCTGAAGATAGTTACTTTTGtacttatcaatataattagtCACCCACGTATATGGCGGCTTTGCAGTGGTATATATAGTTAGTCGTTAGGTATTTCCTAAGAAGATACTTGGACATTGTGACAAAAGGCAACAGTAGTTGAATGGTATTTATGTAGTAATGTGTGTATAGCTCAATTCAATAAGCGTAAAAAATGGGCGGATCTGACTCATTCTATCATCCAAATAGATAAATCCTCATTTCAAAGAAAAAGAATGTACAACATTACAACAAAAAACTTTAATAAGGATTTTAACTAATAgaactaatgataataatattttttaatttaatgaattacaataaaactcTACAACATGAACCACATGAAACAGTGTTAGCAGTGtactagttattaatattaaatgtatggaTTCAGCgttgtatataaatttgttaatctACACAACTGATACCATTGTTaactataacattattgtatttttttaactctaGTTTTAATGTTTGTTTCTTCATCGCTCAGTAGCTCTGTGAGAGTGATAATCATTGTTTCAGCTATTAGGTTTTATAAACAGGCCAAGTAACCATGCTTAGTGGATATAGAAATGCTGTAtccatattttatacttcaatgGTAATAGTATGGTTAATACATtcttaattagttataactctTGTAGATTCATATGTGTTAtacttgcatattattatatatagaggtATAATTAGGGGTAGAGCTAATCAGGGCatagcaaataaaataaaatatgcccatatatatatatgtattaataaaataaattttatttagaatatgtacattgtagttaaactataatttattaatataaattaaggaCAATTTTGGACTATTCaagatagaaaataatacaaaatataagtttacattaagtatataaatactacaaaatgATTATgaactgtaataaaaaatatatgctgtttataatattatgttgagtgaatactgaatagtgatggtaatagttttgaaaattgaattgttttattattatttattattaaatatataagatacaTAGTTAAAAATAGGATTCAAATTTCAActctcaatatttatatttattgccttattagtattatatcggtcttattgatttttcaatatttagtcatttattttataagtttatgaaAGGAAGTTCTAGGAGAAATTCTATGATGagcttatattattgttactatacaaaattaaatgcatttatttatattaatataagtgatTATctaggttttaataaaataattatacataaaaatgaaaatatctagTAGGTATTAAAGAAATTGCTATTatcatttgttgatttttatttttattaattaaattttaattaacattcaaacatctatattttatttggaatcaagtaaaaaagttgtttaaaaagaagattaaaaatgtacaagagTAGAAGTATATTAAATAGCCAGAAACATTGATAGACCTCGCTACGGTTCTGCATACATACGTATATTCAttgatacatatacatacatattaatatataccatatctatagtttattatattataatataatagatgcaATATGTACAAATTACCTCAcaccattttttaatgaaaattattgaataaatgtttttttaagcgTTTACAACTTCATTTAATTAAAGATCTTAAAATAACCACttacaatttaatgaatatatcaaatttaaata encodes the following:
- the LOC132927046 gene encoding eukaryotic translation initiation factor eIF1-like — its product is MSIQNLNVFDPFADANKGADDDVQDGLVHIRIQQRNGRKTLTTVQGLSSEYDLKKIVRACKMEFACNGTVVDHPEYGEVLQLQGDQRENICQWLTKCGLAKSDQLKVHGF